A portion of the Bactrocera neohumeralis isolate Rockhampton chromosome 2, APGP_CSIRO_Bneo_wtdbg2-racon-allhic-juicebox.fasta_v2, whole genome shotgun sequence genome contains these proteins:
- the LOC126767794 gene encoding eukaryotic translation initiation factor 2 subunit 3 isoform X2, giving the protein MSTTEAQIGVNTNLQKQDLGNLDLENLTPLSPEVISRQATINIGTIGHVAHGKSTVVKAISGVQTVRFKNELERNITIKLGYANAKIYKCDNPKCPRPACFISDGSSKDDSFPCARPSCSGRFKLVRHVSFVDCPGHDILMATMLNGAAVMDAALLLIAGNESCPQPQTSEHLAAIEIMKLKQILILQNKIDLVKESQAKEQYEEITKFVQGTVAEGAPIIPISAQLKYNIDVLCEYITKKIPVPQRDFKAPPRLIVIRSFDVNKPGCEVNDLKGGVAGGSILCGVLKVGQEIEVRPGVVTKDSEGNITCRPIFSRIVSLYAEQNELQYAVPGGLIGVGTKIDPTLCRADRLVGQVLGAVGHLPDIYIELEISYYLLRRLLGVRTDGDKKGARVEKLQRNEILLVNIGSLSTGGRISATKGDLAKIVLTTPVCTEKGEKIALSRRVEKHWRLIGWGQIFGGKTIQPVLDSKPVKK; this is encoded by the exons atgtcTACGACAGAAGCACAAATAGGTGTGAATACAAACTTACAAAAACAGGATCTTGGTAATTTG gatttagaaaatttaactCCACTATCTCCGGAGGTGATTTCACGCCAGGCTACAATTAATATTGGTACAATTGGACATGTAGCCCACGGTAAATCAACCGTAGTTAAAGCTATTTCCGGAGTACAAACTGTTCGCTTTAAAAATGAACTGGAGAGAAACATTACTATTAAGCTCG GCTATGCCAACgccaaaatttataaatgtgaCAATCCAAAATGCCCTCGTCCGGCTTGCTTCATCTCCGACGGTTCAAGCAAGGATGATAGTTTTCCCTGCGCACGCCCTTCGTGTTCCGGCCGTTTCAAGTTGGTGCGCCACGTGAGTTTTGTAGATTGTCCTGGTCACGACATTCTTATGGCTACAATGTTGAACGGTGCCGCTGTGATGGATGCTGCTCTACTGTTAATTGCTG GTAATGAATCCTGCCCTCAGCCGCAAACATCTGAGCATTTGGCTGCCATTGAAATCATGAAGCTAAAACAAATACTTATCTTACAAAATAAGATAGATTTGGTGAAGGAGAGTCAAGCTAAAGAGCAATATGAAGAGATAACTAAGTTTGTGCAGGGAACAGTTGCTGAAGGAGCACCAATTATACCTATTTCAGCTCAGCTGAAGTACAATATTGAT GTATTGTGCGAGTATATTACTAAAAAGATACCGGTGCCACAGAGAGACTTTAAAGCGCCACCACGGCTAATCGTTATACGTTCGTTTGATGTGAATAAGCCCGGCTGTGAGGTGAACGATTTGAAGGGTGGTGTCGCTGGCGGCTCAATTCTATGCGGTGTGCTCAAGGTTGGGCAGGAAATTGAAGTTCGTCCTGGTGTAGTTACAAAAGACAGTGAGGGTAACATAACCTGTCGACCAATTTTCTCCCGTATTGTCTCACTATATGCTGAACAAAATGAACTGCAGTATGCCGTTCCTGGCGGCCTAATTGGCGTGGGTACTAAAATCGATCCAACCCTATGTCGTGCAGATCGTCTTGTTGGCCAGGTACTGGGTGCTGTTGGTCACCTACCTGATATTTACATTGAGCTGGAAATTTCGTATTATCTATTGCGGCGATTATTGGGTGTACGCACGGATGGTGACAAGAAAGGAGCGCGAGTGGAAAAATTGCAAAGAAACGAGATTTTGTTGGTGAATATTGGTTCCTTGAGTACAGGTGGCCGAATCTCGGCTACAAAAGGGGATTTAGCTAAAATTGTGCTCACCACACCTGTTTGCACTGAGAAGGGTGAGAAAATCGCTTTAAGCCGTCGTGTGGAAAAACATTGGCG TTTAATTGGCTGGGGTCAAATCTTTGGTGGCAAGACTATTCAACCTGTACTCGACAGCAAACCGGTCAAGAAATAA
- the LOC126767794 gene encoding histone-lysine N-methyltransferase Su(var)3-9 isoform X1 yields MSTTEAQIGVNTNLQKQDLGNLDLENLTPLSPEVISRQATINIGTIGHVAHGKSTVVKAISGVQTVRFKNELERNITIKLERLSEEKLRALMRSPKLLRDFEAKLEEKRRNTLAVVHKPPTLRVRNYKQRSVSVDTQLTSTSARSSSLGETQPTRGSSTSPSSGYDSHSECGTSIHGDQKRRSSTPRSRVFSSAINAITYSPVVKKRNKSESDNNLADSESEQTSINKRKKLKQFKVNGEYIVERIESIESINGNPIFFVKWFGYPPETNTWESLNNICECTLFEPFIESRYTLHEFIISKITTEIELEIADNGLIFDMTNLQINDLDKYDPLALKADLILLAQFRACRSRNQREPEKIRKRIIDMMLLKPVYYRRKQQQNELQSFQDRMNKIENSAPITVENLVDLEVIDSAFNYIKDSFAGVNVKIQEDPPIGCKCENDCAPLSLCCARMAGSYFAYDKSGRLRIKPGEAIYECNNKCVCDEKCVNRVIQRGRSNNLCIFRTSNGCGWGVRTEKPLRKGEYVCEYVGEIITSEEANDRGLTYDAIGRTYLFDLDYNTSGESVYTIDAALYGNISHFINHSCNPNLAVFPFWINNLDINMPRLAFFSLRPIKAGEELTFDYVRTDYENLSAAEKVSCRCGAENCRKVLF; encoded by the exons atgtcTACGACAGAAGCACAAATAGGTGTGAATACAAACTTACAAAAACAGGATCTTGGTAATTTG gatttagaaaatttaactCCACTATCTCCGGAGGTGATTTCACGCCAGGCTACAATTAATATTGGTACAATTGGACATGTAGCCCACGGTAAATCAACCGTAGTTAAAGCTATTTCCGGAGTACAAACTGTTCGCTTTAAAAATGAACTGGAGAGAAACATTACTATTAAGCTCG AACGCCTGAGTGAAGAAAAACTTCGAGCTTTAATGAGATCGCCTAAATTGCTGCGCGATTTTGAAGCGAAATTAGAAGAAAAACGACGTAATACTTTGGCAGTCGTTCATAAACCGCCCACACTCCGAGTCCGCAATTATAAACAACGCAGTGTCAGCGTAGATACTCAGCTAACTAGTACATCAGCACGCAGCAGCAGTCTCGGTGAAACTCAACCAACTCGTGGTAGCTCAACAAGCCCTAGCAGCGGTTATGATAGTCATTCGGAATGTGGTACATCTATTCATGGCGATCAGAAGCGCAGATCTAGTACGCCGCGTTCACGTGTCTTCTCCAGTGCAATCAACGCAATAACGTATTCACCAGTggttaaaaaacgaaataaatccGAGTCAGACAATAATTTAGCGGATTCTGAGAGTGAACAGACATCTATTAACAAACGGAAAAAGCTTAAACAATTCAAAGTAAATGGAGAGTATATTGTAGAGCGCATAGAATCGATTGAGTCGATCAATGGAAATCCAATATTCTTCGTCAAGTGGTTTGGCTATCCTCCTGAAACGAATACTTGGGAGTCCCTCAACAATATTTGTGAATGTACACTGTTTGAGCCATTCATTGAATCGCGTTATACACTACACGagtttattatttcaaaaataacgaCTGAAATTGAATTGGAAATTGCTGATAATGGCCTAATTTTTGATATGACCAACTtacaaattaatgatttggatAAGTATGATCCTCTGGCACTGAAGGCCGACTTAATATTATTAGCGCAATTCCGTGCATGCCGATCTCGTAATCAACGCGAACCGGAAAAGATTCGTAAACGAATTATTGATATGATGCTTTTGAAGCCTGTCTATTACCGCcgtaaacagcaacaaaatgagCTACAATCATTTCAGGATCGCatgaataaaatagaaaattcgGCACCGATAACCGTAGAGAATCTTGTCGATTTGGAAGTCATTGATTCAGCTTTTAACTACATTAAAGACAGTTTCGCTGGGGTAAATGTGAAAATCCAAGAAGATCCACCAATAGGTTGTAAATGCGAAAACGATTGTGCACCATTGTCATTGTGCTGTGCGCGCATGGCGGGTAGTTATTTTGCTTATGATAAGAGCGGGCGCTTACGTATTAAACCTGGAGAAGCTATTTATGAATGTAATAATAAGTGTGTGTGCGACGAAAAATGTGTGAATCGCGTTATACAGCGTGGACGCAGTAACAACCTTTGCATATTTCGCACATCCAATGGTTGTGGTTGGGGTGTACGAACCGAGAAACCTTTGCGTAAGGGAGAATACGTTTGCGAATATGTGGGGGAGATAATTACCAGCGAAGAGGCGAATGATCGTGGTCTGACATACGACGCCATTGGACGCACTTACCTCTTCGATTTGGATTACAATACCTCAGGAGAGAGTGTGTATACAATCGATGCGGCGCTCTATGGCAATATATCGCATTTTATAAATCACTCATGTAATCCAAATTTAGCGGTATTTCCTTTCTGGATTAATAATCTGGATATCAATATGCCACGTTTAGCGTTTTTCTCTCTTCGACCAATAAAAGCTGGAGAGGAACTGACCTTCGATTATGTGCGCACCGACTATGAAAATTTGTCAGCAGCAGAGAAGGTGTCTTGCCGTTGTGGCGCAGAAAACTGCCGCAAAGTATTGTTTTAA